Below is a window of Paramagnetospirillum magneticum AMB-1 DNA.
GTTCATGCACGCCTGTTACCGCGCCGACAAGGTCGCCTTCCTGTCGGAGAAATAGCCATGCAGCCCCACACTCCAGAACTGAAGGCGCTGCTGGCCACCCGCCGGTTCTTCCGCGCCGACCTCTACGTGATCTTTCTGCCCGACGGCACCACGCTGCGCTACAGCGGCGCCGACTGCGACATCTTCGCCGAGGGCGGGGTCTGGCCATGCGGCGGCGCCGTCGGCCCCTATTTCGGCCGCACCGGCAACCGGCCCAAGATCCACCAGAAGCTGGGCACCGACGTGGACAACATGGTGGTCGACGTGCTGCCCGGCCGCGCCACCATCCTGGGCGTTCCCTTCCTGACCGCCGTCCAGCAGGGCCTGTTCGATGGCGCCTGGCTGGAATACCGCAAGGCGTACATGCCGACGGTGGCCGATGCCCGCTATTGGCCGCTGCGCACCACCGGCACCGTGCGCCGATTCCTCGGCCGCATCGCCGAGGCCGACGCCGGCGGATCGGTGGCCACCTTCACCGTCAACAGCCCCATGGAGCTGCTGCAGAAGCCGCTGCCCCGCAACCTGTACCAGCCCGGCTGCCAGAACGTGCTGGGCGACCTGGCCTGCGGCAAGGATCTGGCGGCGCTCACCGTTGCCGGAATCGTCCTGCCGGGCTCGACCGCCATGATGCTGCAGGCCGATCTGGCCGGCGCCGACGGCTGGTTCGACTTGGGCACGGTCACCATGGCCACCGGCGAGATGCTCGGCCAGTCGCGCACGGTGCGCCGCTGGGAGGACGGCACTCTCAGCCTGGTGACGCCATTTCCGTCGATCCCGGCCACCGGCGACGCCATAGCCGTGATCCCGGGCTGCGACGGCTCGCTGGGGCCTGCCGGCTGCCCCAAGTTCGCCAACCTCGCCAACTACCGGGGCCACCCGTTCGTGCCCCCGCCCAGCACGGCCAACTGACATGGACCACGCAACCGAACGCGACCAGGTGCAGCGCGAGGCCAAGACCTGGCTGCGCACGCCCTATCATCCCCGCCAGCAGGTCAAGGGCGCCGGCGTCGACTGC
It encodes the following:
- a CDS encoding DUF2163 domain-containing protein, with translation MQPHTPELKALLATRRFFRADLYVIFLPDGTTLRYSGADCDIFAEGGVWPCGGAVGPYFGRTGNRPKIHQKLGTDVDNMVVDVLPGRATILGVPFLTAVQQGLFDGAWLEYRKAYMPTVADARYWPLRTTGTVRRFLGRIAEADAGGSVATFTVNSPMELLQKPLPRNLYQPGCQNVLGDLACGKDLAALTVAGIVLPGSTAMMLQADLAGADGWFDLGTVTMATGEMLGQSRTVRRWEDGTLSLVTPFPSIPATGDAIAVIPGCDGSLGPAGCPKFANLANYRGHPFVPPPSTAN